The following coding sequences lie in one Arachis ipaensis cultivar K30076 chromosome B03, Araip1.1, whole genome shotgun sequence genomic window:
- the LOC107631528 gene encoding 40S ribosomal protein S14 (The sequence of the model RefSeq protein was modified relative to this genomic sequence to represent the inferred CDS: added 8 bases not found in genome assembly), producing MSRRKVREPKEETVTLGPAVREGEHVFGVARIFASFNDTFIHVTDLSGRETLVRITGGMKVKADRDESSPYAAMLAAQDVAARCKELGITALHIKLRATGGNKTKTPGPGAQSALRALARSGMKIGRIEDVTPIPSDSTRRKSGRRGRRL from the exons GAGAAAGGTTAGAGAGCCCAAGGAAGAAACTGTCACTCTTGGCCCTGCTGTTAGAGAGGGTGAACATGTTTTTGGTGTGGCTCGCATCTTTGCATCATTTAATGACACCTTTATT CATGTGACTGATTTGTCTGGAAGGGAAACCCTTGTCCGCATCACCG GTGGAATGAAGGTTAAAGCTGACAGAGATGAGTCATCCCCATATGCTGCTATGCTTGCAGCACAAGATGTTGCTGCTAGATGCAAG GAGCTGGGAATAACTGCCCTTCATATCAAGCTCCGAGCCACTGGTGGAAACAAGACAAAAACACCTGGCCCTGGTGCTCAGTCTGCTCTCCGCGCCTTGGCTCGCTCTGGAATGAAAATTGGCCGCATAG AGGATGTGACTCCGATTCCTTCAGATAGCACTCGTAGAAAGAGCGGTAGAAGGGGAAGAAGGCTTTGA